The sequence below is a genomic window from Armatimonadota bacterium.
CAATTCGGATCGCCCGAAGCTGTGGGCGAAGGCGTCGGACGTGTGGCTTTATGGCTATTGGAAGTTCGATTGGGCGGACGAAAGCATTCTGGCCGACTCGATCGATGGCGCAACCGGGCGAATTACGCTTTCGAAGCCGCACAGCTACGGGGTGACGAAGGGGGCGGACTTTTTTGCGGAGAATCTGCTGGAGGAACTGGACCGGCCAGGCGAATATTTTGTGGATCGGGTCGGGGGGATGGTGTATTTCATTCCTCCGGATGGTGCGCAGACGATTCGCATTTCGGCACTGGATAAGCCGTTGATTCGGGCTACGAAGGCCTCGAAAGTTGTTTTGCGCGACATTGATTTGGCCTACTCGCGGGGCGACGGGATTCGATGTGAGGACTGCGTCGATCTGAGGATCGAGGGGTGCCAGATGTACAACCTGGGCGAGCGAGGGGCGGTGGTGAATGGTGGCCGGAATTCGGGCCTGTACGGGTGTAACGTTTGGAATACGGGCGAGGGCGGGGTGACGCTTTCGGGCGGAGATCGGAAGACGTTGACACCCGCCGGGCTGTATGTTGAGAACTGCAATATTCACGATTTTCAGCGCCGGACGCAGACGTATCGACCAGCGGTTAGCGTTAATGGGGTCGGCAACATTGTCCGTCATTGCGCTCTGCACGACGCGCCACATTCGGCGATTATTTATGGCGGCAATGACCACCTTTTTGAGCTCAACCGGTTCTATCGGACTTTGAAACGGACGGGGGACGGCGGGGTGGTTTACACCGGGCGGGACTGGACGGCGAGAGGGACGATCATCCGCAACAACTACTTCTTCGACAATGTCGGCATGAGCAAATGGGAGCCCGCGATTTACTTCGACGACCTGGCTTCGGGGTTGACGGCGACAGGGAACGTGATCGAGCGGTGCCATTGGGGCTTTTTGATCGGTGGCGGTCGCGACAATGTGATCACCGACAACGTCATCGTTGACTGCAAGCTCGGGTTTGACTGTGATGCGCGGGGTCTCGGTTGGGCGGCGAAGAGCGAGCCGACGATGATGGAGCGGCTGAAGGCGGTGCCCTATGAGAGCGAGCCTTGGAAGTCTCGGTATCCGCAGTTATTGACATTGTTGGCGAACCAGCCGATGGCGCCGATGGGGAACGTTTTGAAAGGGAATCTGTTGGTGCGGTCGGGGATGGTTTTGGACCGGACCGAGGCGCCGTTCCAGAAGACAGCTTTGTACGAGGGGAATATCGAGTCGTCGGCGTCGGGGGATTGGGAGAAGATTCCGGGTGCGCCGAAGGTTCCGATTGGAAAGATGGGTCTTGTGGAGGACAAGGTTCGGCGTCGGTTGCCGGGAAAATGGGATTGAGTTGGGATTTTTGCGGTGGTAAGGGCGTTGCCTTCACTGTGGGGAATAGCGTAAACAAATTGCCTTTTGTTCGGTCCGCTATCCCCCGGTTCCTTCGTCACCGACCCCTTCGCCAAGAGGTAACTGGGTTTGGGATAGTAGGGATTTTGGCGGTTGTAATGGCGTTGCTTTCGGCTGGGCTTCATCCGGGTCGCGTCGATTACGCTTCGCCCTAACGACTCACTCGGTTCACTCGCAACTCGTTCACCGGCCTCTCTAGCCAGAGAGGCATCTCGGCTCTGACCCTTCAAGGTTTGGATTGGAAATGTTTGGGAACTAGTTGATTGGCCCTCACCCGTCTCCTGACACAGGTCAGGAGCCACCCTCTCCCATTTTCACTTCGTGAGAAATAGGTGAGGGACGTTTGCTGGACTCAGGATTCAGCGATTGGAACACGCCGTCACATTTCTTGTGAGCGAGACGCTCACAACTCCCAGGGGTTGTTCACCTTGGCGAATGTGCCCTCACCCGTCTCCTGCTGTAGTTCAGGTGACAACCATCCCCGTTGAAACTGCCTATGTGGCAGTTACAACTACGGACCCTCAATTCAATAATTAGGAGAGGGAAGTCTTTCCGTGGACCGACTCTAGTCTTCCCAGTGCATGGCCATGTCGCCTTTAAGTTCCTGGAGGTAGTTCAGTTGGGCGTCGTGGTAGCCGTTGTGCCAACAGCACGAGAAGGCGAGATCGAGGGGGCTGGTGTCGCCAGTTGGGAGGGGGATGACGCGGGCCATTTCCTCGGCGGGGGTTGCTTCCCAGGCTGCGATGAGGGCGTTGGTGCCCTCGCGGACGCCGTCGATGGCGGCTTGCTTGGTGCGGAAGCTTTCGGGAGCGAGCATCCAGCCACCTTCGGGCCACGGGTCGGGGGTTCCGCCCTGGATTCGGGTTGCAAAGCGGCGGTTGACAAAGGCGACTTCGTAGCTGAAGTCGATCGGCTTGCGTTCGGACCCGCCCATGCCGTTGAGGAGGTCCGATTCGGACATGGATTCGAGGTCTTGGAGGTAGCTGTCGCGGGCGAATCCGAGCTGTTTGGTGATGAAGGCTTTGACGGTATCGAGGCTCATAGGGCAATCATAGCCGGAATGGAGGGGCGATGGAACTACTGGGACGGCCCCGGCGGTAACGAGTTTGGAATATGATGGTGGGAATGAAGGTTCGCGGGTTTGGGATTTTGGCGGCGGTGGCGCTGACTTGCTGGGCGTCGGCTCAGGTTGAGCGGGGCGCGCCATTGCCTCGGAAGGCATCGCTAGGTGCGCAATTGGGAGTGGTGAGCCCCGAGCAGGCGAAGCAATTTAATGCGCCTGTGGGCTCGGTGGACATCGTGCGAGTGATTCCGGGTACGACGGCGGAAGCGCTTGGGCTTGAGGTCAACGACGTGTTGTTGAGTCTGAACGGAGCGAAGACGCCGACGGTGGCGGCCGCGTTGAGTCAACTGCGAAAGGTTAACGGCGGCGATACGCTAAAGGTGAAGATCCTTCGGGGTGGGGCGACGATCGAGCGAAGTGGGAAGGCAGTCGAGCGTCCACGACAGAAGGGCGACGGCATCGTGGTTGCTTACGACCAAGTCGTGAGTTTGGGCAAGCGGATTCGGGTAATCGAGACGCATCCCGAGGGCGCAGGACCGTTTCCAACGATCTTTTGGATCGGGGGAATCGGGGCGTATTCGCTGGACGGCGAGTATCCAGGGATCGCCTATGGCAACATCATGGGTCCGCTCTCCAAAGAGTATGCGATAGTGCGCATCGACAAGCCGGGGCAGGGCGATAGCGAGGGGCCGGAGTACACCGACCTGGGCTTTGATACGGAACTTGATGCCTACCTACAGGCGTTGCGGCTGACTAAGACCTTGGGCTTTGTGGACTCGAAGCGGATTGCGATTGTGGGTCACAGCATGGGCGGCGTGTTCGCGCCGCTGGTCGCCTCGCAAGAGCCGGTCGCGGCGATTGCGGCATGCGCGACGATCTCGAAAACTTGGAACGAGTACATGCTGGAGAACACCCGACGTCAGTCGCTGCTGGGTGGGGCGTCGCCGGATGCGGTCGATCAAGAATTGGTGGAGATGAGCGCGATCTGCGACCATTTGTTTAACGAGCAGATGAAGCCAGCGGATATTGCCAAGAAGTATCCGGCGCTGAAGAACCGGCTGAACGGGATCATCCCGGACGGGAAGACCTATTCGGGGGTTGGGATTCGGTTTTTCCAGCAGTTGGCGAAGCGGAATCTGCCGGCGGCCTGGCTGAAGGTTGACGCCAAGGTGGCGGCAATCTGGGGCGAAAACGACTTCATTTCGACGCGCTACGACCATGAATTCATTGCCGACATGATGAACAAGAAGCATCCGGGTTCGGCGGAGTTCATTTTGGTGCCGCATAGCGATCACGGCTTCTTCAATACGGATTCGTTTGCCGATAGCCTGCAGAAGTGGGGAAGGGGCGGCAAGTTCAACCCCAATATTATTCAGATTTTGGGCGATTGGCTGAAGAAGTCGATCGGACCCTAATTGAGGTCTTTGGAGCGCTCGTCGTAGGTCGCGCGGACTTGCTGGGCGAGCTGTTCCATTCGGCTAGGATTGGACTCGACGTTCTTTTCTGCTTTAGGAGCGGCTTGGTCGTCGCGGCGAGCGGTGGCGGATAGGATTTCGTGCTCGGTGACGTCGCTGGCTGCGTTGGTTTCGGCCCGGATGGCGGCGACAAAGGGGAGGAGTTCGACGGCCTTTTGCTTGATGATGCGCTCGCGGTAGGCGGCTTCGGAGTCGAAGCGGACGTTGCGGTCGCGGATCATCTGTTCTTTGTTGCGTTCGATGACTTCGAGGAACTCGGGACGCATGTGGGCCATTTGGGCTTTGGCTTGCGCCCACCACTCATCGTCGGTGACGGCCTCCTGCTCCTCGCGGACCTTTTGACGATTGGGATGGGCGGCCTCGTCCTGCAGTCGAAAGTAGGTTTCGATCTGCCGCAGGAGTTCGCTTTGCGTCATCGTTGGTTTACTTTACGCCAAATGATGGCGATTAGGAGGCAAAAAGGGGTTTAGTGTCGGTCTCTGATCTCTTGGAGTTTCTGGCCTAATTGTTCCATGCGTTTGTGTAGGCGTTTCGAGTGGGCCTCCCATTTTTCTTCGGTGAGGTTGGCTGGGTCTTCGAATTGCGCCATCTCGGCCCGATGAGTTTTGCCGTCTTCGATGAGGAGCGCGAGAAGGTCCCGCTTCTTCGGGTTTTCCATTTGGCCAAGACGATCTTCGAATTGGTTCAATGCCGATTCAGTGAATGCGCGATGTTTGCGCATGGTGACGATTTGGATTTCGTCTTCGGTGATTTGGCCGTCGATGTTGTTTTCCCGTCGATACTCCAGGATATGCGGGAGGAGTTCTTCGGCTTCGTGGGAAGCCATTTGCTCCACGTCCATGCGGTCCAATGTGGTTTCTTGATGTCGCGACTGAATGACTTCTTCTTTGGTGCGGCGATCGAAGTTGCGGAGGCTGGGGGGAAGTTCTTGTTTCTGGGCTTGGATTTTTTCCCACCACTCGTCATCGGTCAGTTTGTCCGATTCAGCCTTTTGCTGGTCGTGGTGACTTTTGATGTTCAAGTACTTCTGACGAAAGTGATCCTCTAGTTGGCGGAGGAGGTCATTCGAATCCACGAATGTATTGTAATGTAGGAATGTGAGATGAAGGTCAAGCGATTATTGGTCGGTGCCTTTGGGGTTCTCGTCGCTTTGATGGGGGTTGGGATTTTGGCTGATGCATTGACGGTCCAGATGCGGCCATTTTCGTGGGATTCGTATTTCGGTCAATGTTGGAAGGATCTTGTTTCGGGGGTGGGCCTGTTGGTCCTGGGATTGACGATCTTTTTCTTGCGGGAGTCGAGGTCCGTAGTTCGAATTTGGCGTCGTTGAACGTTGTTTGGGGTCTAAGGCGGTGATAATCGCTTTGCCTCTTTTGAGCCTTCGGCTGGGCTTCGCCCGGGTCGTCCCGAGGATCGGGACTCCTCGGACTCTTGCCGGTACGGGTTGGCACCCAGCCCTACGAGCCGATTCTCGGCTCTTCGGACTGGGCTAAATTAGGACGGGCCTTCAGCCCTGCGTTGGTCAGGGGTTGTTGGTTGATTGGCAGGGCCGAAAGCAGTTTTGTTTCTGGTGACTCTTAGTTCGCTGATGAGCCTCAACTTGCCACACTAGAAGTTCTTGAATTCCGCCACCGTTTGCAATAGTTATGTCGATGATCCCTTGTCGCATGCGAAGTCAAGACGGGCTTCGCCGGGGTCGTCCCGGTCGGGACTCCTCGGACTCTTGCTGGTTCGGGCTGGTCTAAGCTAAATCGGGCTTTTAGCCCTGCGTTGGTTACCGTCTGAAGGTTGGCTGGCTGGACCAGAAGCCGTTTGATAGGAGGATCTCACATTTGAGCTTGGCCTGAATCTTCATGAA
It includes:
- a CDS encoding alpha/beta fold hydrolase; amino-acid sequence: MMVGMKVRGFGILAAVALTCWASAQVERGAPLPRKASLGAQLGVVSPEQAKQFNAPVGSVDIVRVIPGTTAEALGLEVNDVLLSLNGAKTPTVAAALSQLRKVNGGDTLKVKILRGGATIERSGKAVERPRQKGDGIVVAYDQVVSLGKRIRVIETHPEGAGPFPTIFWIGGIGAYSLDGEYPGIAYGNIMGPLSKEYAIVRIDKPGQGDSEGPEYTDLGFDTELDAYLQALRLTKTLGFVDSKRIAIVGHSMGGVFAPLVASQEPVAAIAACATISKTWNEYMLENTRRQSLLGGASPDAVDQELVEMSAICDHLFNEQMKPADIAKKYPALKNRLNGIIPDGKTYSGVGIRFFQQLAKRNLPAAWLKVDAKVAAIWGENDFISTRYDHEFIADMMNKKHPGSAEFILVPHSDHGFFNTDSFADSLQKWGRGGKFNPNIIQILGDWLKKSIGP